Proteins encoded in a region of the Streptomyces liliiviolaceus genome:
- a CDS encoding Lrp/AsnC family transcriptional regulator, producing MAESVVLDPVDLHLLRLLQNDARTTYRDLAAQIGVAPSTCLDRVTRLRRSGVILGHQLRLDPAKLGRGLEALLSVQVRPHRRELVGPFVERIRSLPESRTVFHLTGPDDYLVHVAVADMADLQRLVLDGFTAHREVARVETRLIFQQWDCGPLLPPDPQGATASGVTASGATAPIAATPGATPSAKSG from the coding sequence ATGGCCGAATCCGTCGTACTGGACCCGGTGGACCTGCATCTTCTGCGGCTTCTGCAGAACGACGCCCGGACCACGTACCGGGATCTCGCCGCGCAGATCGGGGTGGCGCCCTCGACCTGTCTGGACCGGGTGACGCGGCTGCGGCGCTCGGGAGTGATCCTCGGCCATCAGCTGCGGCTCGATCCGGCGAAGCTGGGACGGGGTCTGGAGGCACTGCTGTCCGTGCAGGTCAGGCCGCATCGGCGGGAGTTGGTCGGGCCGTTCGTGGAGCGGATCAGATCGCTGCCGGAGTCGCGTACGGTCTTCCATCTCACCGGGCCCGACGACTATCTGGTGCACGTCGCGGTCGCCGACATGGCGGATCTGCAGCGGCTGGTGCTCGACGGTTTCACCGCGCACCGGGAGGTGGCGCGCGTCGAGACGCGGCTGATCTTCCAGCAGTGGGACTGCGGCCCGCTGCTGCCGCCCGACCCGCAGGGCGCCACCGCTTCGGGTGTCACAGCGTCGGGTGCCACGGCTCCGATTGCCGCGACTCCGGGCGCCACGCCCTCGGCGAAATCGGGCTGA
- a CDS encoding DUF885 domain-containing protein — translation MSQTKNPLPREVADTYVDELVALDPVTGTYLGVKESSSRLPDTSPGGQEALAQLARTTLARLDEAERQPGADSDIERRCARLLRERLTAELGVHDAEEGLRAVGNMHTAVHAVREVFTVTPTDTDEDWAAIAERLRAVPTALDGYRECLSLGLERKLYAGPRPTATFVGQLTEWSDTDGSGRGWFEDFASNGPQTRRTELDEAARKATASVVALRDWMRDVYAPAIEGAPNTVGRERYARWSRYFNGTDLDLDEAYAYGWAEYHRLFAEMKKEAEKVLPGAATPWVALAHLDEHGRHIEGVDEVREWLQNLMDQAIEQLDGTHFELAERVRKVESHIAPPGGAAAPYYSAPSEDFSRPGRTWLPTMGQTRFPVYDLVSTWYHEGVPGHHLQLAQWVHVAENLSRYQATVGGVSANAEGWALYAERLMDELGYLKDAEERLGYLDAQMMRAARVIVDIGMHLELEIPAESPFHPGERWTPELAQEFFGAHSSRPADFVESELTRYLSIPGQAIGYKLGERAWLLGRENARKRHGDAFDAKAWHMAALSQGSLGLDDLVDELSRL, via the coding sequence ATGTCACAGACGAAGAACCCGCTGCCCCGTGAGGTCGCCGACACCTACGTCGACGAGCTCGTCGCCCTCGACCCGGTCACCGGTACGTACCTCGGCGTGAAGGAGAGTTCCAGCAGGCTGCCCGACACCTCGCCCGGCGGACAGGAGGCGCTCGCGCAACTGGCGAGGACGACGCTGGCCCGGCTCGACGAGGCGGAGCGGCAGCCGGGCGCGGACAGTGACATCGAGCGCCGGTGCGCGCGCCTGCTGCGCGAGCGCCTCACCGCCGAACTCGGCGTGCACGACGCCGAGGAGGGCCTGCGCGCCGTCGGCAACATGCACACGGCCGTGCACGCGGTGCGCGAGGTGTTCACCGTGACGCCGACGGACACCGACGAGGACTGGGCCGCGATCGCCGAGCGGCTGCGCGCGGTGCCGACGGCCCTCGACGGCTATCGCGAGTGCCTCTCCCTCGGCCTGGAGCGCAAGCTGTACGCCGGCCCGCGCCCGACCGCGACCTTCGTCGGGCAGCTCACCGAGTGGTCGGACACGGACGGTTCGGGCCGCGGCTGGTTCGAGGACTTTGCGTCGAACGGACCGCAGACCCGGCGCACCGAACTCGACGAGGCCGCCCGGAAGGCGACCGCCTCCGTGGTCGCGCTGCGCGACTGGATGCGTGACGTGTACGCGCCCGCGATCGAGGGCGCGCCGAACACGGTGGGCCGCGAGCGGTACGCACGCTGGTCGCGCTACTTCAACGGTACGGATCTCGATCTGGACGAGGCGTACGCGTACGGCTGGGCCGAGTACCACCGGCTGTTCGCCGAGATGAAGAAGGAGGCCGAGAAGGTACTGCCCGGCGCCGCGACGCCCTGGGTGGCGCTCGCCCATCTCGACGAGCACGGCAGGCACATCGAGGGCGTCGACGAGGTCCGCGAGTGGCTGCAGAACCTGATGGACCAGGCGATCGAGCAACTGGACGGCACCCACTTCGAACTCGCCGAGCGGGTACGGAAGGTGGAGTCCCACATCGCCCCGCCCGGCGGCGCCGCCGCCCCGTACTACTCGGCACCGTCGGAGGACTTCTCCCGCCCCGGCCGTACGTGGCTGCCGACGATGGGACAGACCCGCTTCCCGGTGTACGACCTGGTGTCGACCTGGTACCACGAGGGCGTCCCCGGCCATCACCTCCAGCTCGCCCAGTGGGTCCACGTCGCCGAGAACCTCTCCCGCTACCAGGCGACCGTCGGTGGAGTCAGCGCCAACGCCGAGGGCTGGGCCCTGTACGCGGAACGGCTCATGGACGAACTCGGCTACCTCAAGGACGCCGAGGAGCGGCTCGGTTATCTGGACGCGCAGATGATGCGCGCGGCCCGTGTCATCGTCGACATCGGCATGCACCTGGAGCTGGAGATTCCGGCGGAGTCGCCCTTCCACCCGGGCGAGCGCTGGACCCCGGAGCTGGCCCAGGAGTTCTTCGGCGCGCACAGCAGCCGCCCCGCGGACTTCGTGGAGAGCGAGCTGACCCGGTACCTCTCCATCCCCGGCCAGGCCATCGGCTACAAGCTCGGCGAGCGCGCCTGGCTGCTGGGCCGGGAGAACGCGCGCAAGCGGCACGGGGACGCCTTCGACGCGAAGGCCTGGCACATGGCCGCGCTGTCCCAGGGGTCGCTGGGCCTGGACGACCTGGTGGACGAACTGTCCCGGCTCTGA
- a CDS encoding peptidase C39 family protein — translation MTPGRLGTTVVTQQQEMSVKSVVVPFERDTANPPLGDLDVPERWHTVDRSAHAPHLVAVPGADGKGRTAAALVTARPGTAYWKIVDAVGDVPAAVRAVLDHARERGLAQVKWEGWTATPEAAAAAGFTPLRPPLAQSEGAAGPTAGYVRWLHDDDPVTGPAHHDGYSDPPYYGQSTHFTCGAVTALVALAHAGTLAREELDREAELTLWRGATNFPACEPVGLGVAVRRAWPSSPVTVHLDTDRPVLLDHYPENEREWRALLQRTSRTEAGRTGVPIAPDRLSLTAIQDAIGRREHVLLLVSLAAMQGFDVPHWVLCHGVVPGAVVIDDPWADAATGDTWVDAHLLPVSDRSLDTMSSLSTASTASAEPVEPVAEGFRGAVVIGRRS, via the coding sequence ATGACGCCGGGCCGACTGGGGACCACCGTCGTGACGCAACAGCAGGAGATGTCCGTGAAGAGTGTCGTCGTCCCGTTCGAGCGCGACACGGCGAACCCGCCGCTCGGAGACCTGGACGTGCCGGAGCGCTGGCACACGGTCGACCGTTCCGCCCACGCCCCCCACCTCGTGGCGGTGCCGGGTGCCGACGGGAAGGGCCGGACCGCCGCCGCCCTAGTGACGGCCCGCCCGGGAACGGCCTACTGGAAGATCGTCGACGCCGTCGGCGACGTACCGGCAGCCGTCCGGGCCGTCCTCGACCACGCACGCGAGCGCGGGCTCGCGCAGGTCAAGTGGGAGGGGTGGACGGCGACCCCGGAGGCCGCCGCTGCCGCCGGCTTCACGCCACTGCGGCCTCCGCTCGCACAGTCGGAGGGCGCGGCGGGCCCAACCGCCGGTTACGTCCGCTGGCTGCACGACGACGACCCGGTGACCGGCCCCGCGCACCACGACGGGTACTCCGACCCTCCGTACTACGGGCAGTCCACGCACTTCACGTGCGGTGCCGTCACCGCCCTGGTCGCGCTGGCGCACGCGGGGACGCTGGCGCGGGAGGAACTCGACCGCGAGGCGGAGCTGACGCTGTGGCGCGGCGCGACCAACTTCCCCGCGTGCGAACCCGTCGGGCTCGGCGTCGCCGTACGCCGGGCGTGGCCGTCGTCCCCCGTCACGGTCCACCTCGACACGGACCGGCCCGTGCTGCTCGACCACTACCCGGAGAACGAGCGGGAGTGGCGTGCCCTGCTCCAACGCACCTCCCGCACGGAGGCCGGGCGGACCGGTGTGCCGATCGCCCCGGACCGCCTCTCCCTGACCGCGATCCAGGACGCGATCGGGCGACGGGAGCATGTGCTGCTCCTCGTCTCGCTCGCCGCGATGCAGGGATTCGACGTACCGCACTGGGTGCTCTGCCACGGCGTCGTACCCGGCGCCGTCGTGATCGACGACCCGTGGGCCGACGCGGCGACGGGGGACACCTGGGTGGACGCCCACCTGCTGCCGGTGTCCGACCGGTCGCTCGACACGATGTCGAGCTTGTCGACCGCCTCGACCGCCTCGGCGGAGCCGGTGGAACCGGTGGCGGAGGGCTTCCGCGGGGCCGTGGTCATCGGCCGCCGGTCCTGA
- a CDS encoding iron ABC transporter permease, with protein MSTTQTSAPRKEAVLPRVERGGGPSGVAVLALLLVVTVLVGMWHLTQGTSGVGVGDLVRYFTGERADNGGAAVSEILIGSRLPRLFAGVAVGFALGCAGALLQSVTHNTLASPDTLAVTAGSYFTLTLVAAFGLSVPLWASGAVAFAGGLVAAALVLLLAGRAAGTTGTRLVLAGSATAMALDAASGMLLILFKQNTTGLFAWGSGSLAQLNIDASVRALPLVALVVCVALALSRRLDVMNLGDDAAATLGVPIRTTRVTAVVCAVLLTGTAVTLAGPIAFVGLGAPVLARLIAGRVRALRPHLLLVPAAGLLGALLILLADATLRAVQGADGAASIPTGVPTALLGAVVIVVLALRLRDTGALRQPPHARVAARSRRAYLLVVLGAVTLLAATALVAVLAGSLWLRTGDLVLWAQGAAPDLIGQALDDRIPRVLAAILAGAALGLAGCVVQSAVRNPLAEPGVLGITAGAGLGAAAVATSGLSGGRPVLIVVAVTAGLATFAVIALLSWRGGFLPDRFVLIGIGCGYGLSAVTTFLLLRADPYNTPRIFTWLSGTTYGRTFPDVVPVAVALAIALPALLAMRDRLDLLAVDEDTPRIVGVRPVRTRFAALAIAAVLAALSVIAVGVVGFVGLVAPHLARSLVGARHGRAIPVAMLLGGLLVCVADALGRTVVAPAQVPAGLMIALVGGPYFIWVLRKSRA; from the coding sequence GTGAGCACGACGCAGACATCGGCACCCCGGAAGGAAGCCGTGCTGCCGCGCGTCGAGCGTGGCGGCGGCCCCTCCGGGGTGGCCGTCCTGGCACTCCTGCTCGTCGTGACCGTCCTGGTGGGCATGTGGCATCTCACGCAGGGAACGTCGGGCGTCGGCGTCGGCGACCTCGTGCGGTACTTCACCGGGGAACGGGCGGACAACGGCGGGGCCGCGGTCAGCGAGATCCTCATCGGCTCGCGCCTGCCGCGGCTGTTCGCGGGCGTGGCCGTGGGCTTCGCCCTCGGCTGCGCCGGCGCGCTGCTGCAGTCCGTCACGCACAACACGCTCGCCTCACCCGACACCCTCGCGGTCACGGCCGGCTCCTACTTCACGCTCACGCTCGTCGCGGCCTTCGGGCTCTCCGTCCCGCTCTGGGCGTCGGGCGCCGTCGCCTTCGCCGGCGGTCTGGTCGCGGCGGCGCTCGTCCTGCTCCTCGCGGGCCGGGCCGCGGGCACCACCGGTACCCGTCTCGTCCTCGCCGGCTCGGCGACGGCGATGGCCCTGGACGCGGCGAGCGGGATGCTGCTCATCCTGTTCAAGCAGAACACCACCGGCCTCTTCGCCTGGGGGAGCGGTTCGCTCGCCCAACTGAACATCGACGCGTCGGTACGCGCCCTGCCCCTGGTGGCCCTCGTAGTGTGCGTCGCCCTGGCGCTGTCCCGGCGGCTCGACGTGATGAACCTCGGCGACGACGCCGCGGCCACCCTCGGCGTGCCGATCCGCACCACCCGCGTCACCGCCGTGGTCTGCGCGGTGCTCCTGACCGGCACGGCGGTCACCCTCGCGGGCCCGATCGCCTTCGTCGGCCTCGGCGCCCCCGTCCTGGCCCGCCTGATCGCCGGACGGGTCCGGGCGCTGCGCCCGCACCTGCTCCTGGTGCCCGCGGCCGGGCTGCTCGGCGCGCTGCTCATCCTGCTCGCGGACGCGACCCTGCGCGCCGTACAGGGCGCGGACGGGGCCGCCTCCATTCCCACCGGCGTGCCCACCGCACTGCTCGGCGCGGTCGTGATCGTGGTCCTCGCGCTGCGCCTGCGCGACACGGGCGCGCTCCGGCAGCCGCCGCACGCCCGGGTCGCCGCACGCTCGCGCCGCGCATACCTCCTCGTGGTGCTCGGCGCGGTGACGCTCCTGGCGGCGACGGCCCTCGTGGCGGTCCTGGCGGGAAGCCTCTGGCTGCGTACGGGGGACCTCGTGCTGTGGGCCCAGGGCGCCGCCCCCGACCTGATCGGACAGGCACTCGACGACCGGATCCCGCGCGTACTCGCCGCGATCCTCGCCGGCGCGGCCCTCGGACTGGCCGGCTGCGTCGTGCAGAGCGCGGTACGCAACCCGCTGGCGGAACCGGGCGTGCTCGGCATCACGGCCGGCGCCGGGCTCGGGGCGGCGGCCGTCGCCACCTCGGGCCTGTCCGGCGGACGGCCGGTGCTCATCGTGGTCGCGGTCACGGCGGGGCTCGCCACGTTCGCGGTGATCGCCCTGCTGTCCTGGCGGGGCGGCTTCCTGCCCGACCGGTTCGTCCTGATCGGCATCGGCTGCGGGTACGGCCTCAGCGCCGTCACCACGTTCCTGCTGCTGCGCGCCGACCCGTACAACACGCCCCGGATCTTCACCTGGCTCTCCGGTACGACGTACGGGCGCACGTTCCCCGACGTCGTACCGGTCGCGGTGGCCCTGGCGATCGCCCTCCCCGCGCTGCTCGCCATGCGTGACCGGCTCGACCTGCTCGCCGTCGACGAGGACACGCCGCGCATCGTCGGCGTCAGGCCGGTCCGTACACGGTTCGCGGCCCTGGCGATCGCCGCGGTGCTCGCGGCGCTCAGCGTGATCGCCGTCGGAGTCGTCGGTTTCGTGGGGCTCGTCGCCCCGCACCTCGCCCGGTCGCTGGTGGGCGCCCGGCACGGCCGCGCGATCCCGGTCGCGATGCTCCTCGGCGGACTGCTGGTCTGCGTGGCCGACGCCCTCGGCCGCACGGTCGTCGCACCCGCCCAGGTACCGGCGGGCCTCATGATCGCCCTGGTCGGCGGCCCGTACTTCATCTGGGTGCTCCGGAAGTCCCGCGCATGA
- a CDS encoding iron-siderophore ABC transporter substrate-binding protein produces MNRARRLAASASTGLIVLAATACGTTDVDDKADAGSSASASPASQSCADDTTATSTKPVSFKDGVGRQVKLDKPAKRIAVLEWQQVEDALTLCVTPTAVSDAKGYSTWVSAEKLPSGVTDIGTREEPDLDTLYAAKPDLIVVEAFDADDETLKKLEKRGVPVMATRGAYPKDPIGNMRDVFSMIGEATGRTERADQVLKEFDDHLATAKKQVTDADLPTKDFLFFDGWLEGGNLTVRPYSDGALFTEIGKELGMNPAWTADVNKAHGDGGVDKSYGLAQTDVEGLTSVGDANLFYANDEGAGGYVAALEKNPLWKSMPAVKEGRAHAFPARVWGAGGPRSCTQAIDAYVDVLDKK; encoded by the coding sequence ATGAACCGTGCCCGTCGCCTGGCGGCATCGGCCTCCACCGGACTCATCGTCCTCGCCGCAACGGCCTGCGGCACGACCGACGTCGACGACAAGGCCGACGCAGGCAGCAGCGCGAGCGCGTCGCCCGCGTCGCAGAGCTGTGCCGACGACACCACGGCCACCTCGACGAAGCCGGTCTCCTTCAAGGACGGCGTCGGCCGGCAGGTGAAGCTCGACAAGCCCGCCAAGCGGATCGCGGTCCTGGAATGGCAGCAGGTCGAGGACGCGCTCACCCTGTGCGTCACCCCCACCGCGGTCTCCGACGCGAAGGGGTACAGCACCTGGGTCAGCGCCGAGAAGCTGCCCAGCGGCGTGACCGACATCGGCACCCGTGAGGAGCCCGACCTCGACACCCTCTACGCGGCGAAGCCCGACCTCATCGTCGTGGAGGCGTTCGACGCCGACGACGAGACCCTCAAGAAGCTGGAGAAGCGCGGCGTCCCCGTGATGGCCACGCGCGGCGCGTACCCGAAGGACCCGATCGGGAACATGCGCGACGTGTTCAGCATGATCGGCGAGGCGACGGGCCGCACCGAGCGGGCCGACCAGGTCCTCAAGGAGTTCGACGACCACCTCGCGACGGCGAAGAAGCAGGTCACCGACGCCGACCTGCCGACCAAGGACTTCCTGTTCTTCGACGGCTGGCTGGAGGGAGGCAACCTCACGGTCCGCCCGTACAGCGACGGCGCCCTGTTCACCGAGATAGGCAAGGAGCTCGGCATGAACCCCGCGTGGACCGCCGACGTCAACAAGGCCCACGGCGACGGGGGCGTCGACAAGTCCTACGGCCTGGCGCAGACCGACGTCGAGGGACTCACCTCCGTGGGCGACGCCAACCTCTTCTACGCCAACGACGAGGGCGCCGGCGGATACGTCGCCGCCCTGGAGAAGAACCCGCTCTGGAAGTCCATGCCGGCCGTCAAGGAAGGCCGCGCGCACGCGTTCCCGGCACGGGTGTGGGGCGCCGGCGGCCCGCGTTCCTGCACGCAGGCGATCGACGCCTACGTCGACGTACTCGACAAGAAGTGA
- a CDS encoding ABC transporter ATP-binding protein has product MFTSPLRRAGRPVADPALPVAALNGHDLVLRYGGTPVVHGVSLSLAPGRATALVGPNGSGKSTLLRALSRLHRMDGGLLTLGAPDGEHERDAALLSARRFAREVTLFSQSRPAPQGLTVSEVVAFGRHPYRRGFAGPTAEDRDAIDHAMGVTGVREMAGRPVGELSGGEMQRVWLAACLAQDTGVVLLDEPTNHLDLRYQIETLDLIRDLVEEHGIAVGVVLHDLDQASRVADTLVLMRSGRVHAAGKPADVLTAENIGEVYDIRVEVGVDPRTGRLRIDPLGRHPA; this is encoded by the coding sequence ATGTTCACAAGCCCCCTCCGGCGCGCCGGTCGTCCCGTGGCCGACCCCGCCCTGCCGGTGGCCGCCCTCAACGGGCACGACCTGGTCCTGCGGTACGGCGGCACACCGGTCGTCCACGGTGTCTCGCTGTCCCTGGCACCCGGCCGCGCCACCGCCCTGGTGGGGCCGAACGGGAGCGGGAAGTCCACGCTGCTGCGCGCCCTCTCCCGACTGCACCGCATGGACGGCGGCCTGCTGACGCTCGGCGCCCCCGACGGGGAGCACGAGCGTGACGCGGCCCTGCTCAGCGCCCGCCGGTTCGCCCGCGAGGTCACGCTGTTCTCGCAGTCGCGGCCCGCGCCCCAGGGCCTGACGGTCTCGGAGGTCGTCGCGTTCGGGCGGCACCCGTACCGGCGCGGCTTCGCCGGACCGACCGCCGAGGACCGCGACGCCATCGACCACGCCATGGGCGTCACCGGCGTACGGGAGATGGCGGGCCGGCCGGTCGGGGAACTCTCCGGCGGGGAGATGCAGCGGGTCTGGCTCGCCGCCTGCCTGGCCCAGGACACCGGCGTGGTGCTGCTCGACGAACCGACCAACCACCTGGACCTGCGCTATCAGATCGAGACCCTCGACCTGATCCGCGATCTCGTCGAGGAGCACGGCATCGCGGTCGGGGTCGTCCTGCACGACCTCGACCAGGCGTCCCGCGTCGCGGACACGCTGGTCCTGATGCGCTCCGGCCGCGTCCACGCGGCGGGCAAACCCGCCGACGTCCTCACCGCCGAGAACATCGGCGAGGTCTACGACATCCGGGTCGAGGTCGGCGTCGACCCCCGCACCGGCCGTCTCCGTATCGACCCGCTCGGCCGCCATCCCGCCTGA
- a CDS encoding helix-turn-helix domain-containing protein, which translates to MVRSSRGDASPGMWRREAGTVVLRVPPFPEQAVAPFAIIAGLQVPSVPTEWAPHAHPRHELVWVRGGTLTSRVADRVFTVSEGHGLWMPAGVVHGGRATAGAKFYEAFFAPDRAPLAFASAFAVEEPTAIAMTPLLESLLTHLSRTDLDTAARERAEAVVFDVLQPSEPRFALQLPGDARIDAIAEALLDDPADHRSLEDWARCLGISDRTITRAFRQATGLSFAQWRQVLRVHRALTLLAEGFDVTTVSETLGYAQPSTFIASFRRVMGTTPGAFFGTAHGTPGPAGGVRNPVPAVQNS; encoded by the coding sequence ATGGTCCGATCGTCCCGTGGTGACGCGAGCCCCGGGATGTGGCGGCGCGAGGCGGGCACCGTGGTGCTCCGGGTCCCGCCGTTCCCGGAGCAGGCGGTGGCTCCTTTCGCCATCATCGCCGGACTGCAGGTGCCCAGCGTCCCCACCGAGTGGGCGCCCCACGCACACCCCCGGCACGAACTCGTCTGGGTCCGCGGCGGCACGCTGACGTCCCGGGTGGCGGACCGCGTCTTCACCGTGTCCGAGGGGCACGGGCTGTGGATGCCCGCCGGAGTGGTGCACGGCGGCCGGGCCACCGCGGGCGCGAAGTTCTACGAGGCCTTCTTCGCCCCCGACCGCGCGCCGCTCGCGTTCGCCTCCGCCTTCGCGGTCGAGGAGCCGACGGCGATCGCGATGACGCCGTTGCTGGAGTCGCTGCTCACCCATCTGTCCCGCACGGATCTCGACACGGCGGCCAGGGAGCGCGCCGAGGCGGTCGTGTTCGACGTGCTCCAGCCCTCGGAACCCCGGTTCGCGCTGCAACTGCCCGGCGACGCGCGGATCGACGCGATCGCCGAAGCCCTGCTGGACGATCCCGCCGACCACCGCTCCCTGGAGGATTGGGCGCGCTGTCTGGGGATCAGCGACCGCACGATCACCCGCGCGTTCCGCCAGGCGACAGGTCTGTCCTTCGCGCAGTGGCGACAGGTGCTGCGCGTCCACCGGGCGCTGACGCTCCTCGCCGAGGGGTTCGACGTGACGACCGTCTCCGAGACGCTCGGCTACGCCCAGCCCAGCACCTTCATCGCCTCGTTCCGGCGGGTCATGGGCACCACACCGGGCGCGTTCTTCGGCACGGCCCACGGAACTCCCGGCCCTGCCGGAGGTGTCCGGAATCCCGTACCGGCTGTCCAAAACTCCTGA